GGTAAATTATATATACGTATTTAATATAGCGAAGCCCCACCCAACAAAACCGGGCCACACGAGTGAGTAAAAGACCTCAATTAAGAGGAGTGACCACACAAGAAAAACGTAGAGGGCAACAGAAACAACCATGGCTTCGTCAAAAGGAGTAGCCACCAGTCCAGCTGCGGCGAGAGCATCAGATATGGAGAAAATGAGTATAGAACAACTAAAAGCAGTAAAAGAACAAACAGATCTTGAATTCAATCTCTTACAAGACAGTCTTAACAACATTAAAACAGCCACTGGTCGTCTTGAAGTCGCCGCCACTTCACTTAATGACCTCTCTCACCGTCCCCAAGGTAAACCCTTTATTGCTTTCTtgttaaagttttgatttttcttgcttGTCTTGAAGTTCGAAGATTGGATCTTTATGATTTCTTTGTGTGCTTttgtgggttttgttttgtGGGGTTTTTGTGAAAATTAGGAAAGAAGATGTTGGTGCCATTAACTGCTTCACTTTATGTACCTGGTACACTTGATGATGCTGATAGAGTTCTTGTTGAT
This Populus alba chromosome 7, ASM523922v2, whole genome shotgun sequence DNA region includes the following protein-coding sequences:
- the LOC118049614 gene encoding prefoldin subunit 5, encoding MASSKGVATSPAAARASDMEKMSIEQLKAVKEQTDLEFNLLQDSLNNIKTATGRLEVAATSLNDLSHRPQGKKMLVPLTASLYVPGTLDDADRVLVDIGTGYFVEKTMNEGKDYCERKINLLKSNFDQLIELATKKKTVADEAGAILQAKLRQLAPTT